From the genome of Clavibacter nebraskensis NCPPB 2581:
TAGAGCCGCACGATCACGTCGCCCGAGCCGTCGTCCGCGAGCTTCAGCGCCTCGATCCGCACCGTGCCGCCGTGCACCGAGACGAGGCCCGCGGCGGTGGGCAACGAGGACGGGACGACCTCGGCGGCGTGAGCCGGTGCGGGCGCGACGGCCGGCGCCGCATCCGTCGCGTCGCCGGGTCGCACCACGCGCACAGGCAGGTTCTGCTCCAGCCCCGCGTCGACCGCGCCCTCGATGCCGACGCCGGGCACGAGCGCGTACTCGAACCGGTGGTGACCGATGTCCTGCACGGGGTCGGGGGAGCGCGCCGCCCGGACCAGGCTGATCCGCAGCTCGGTCTCGACCTCGCCCGTCGCGCCCACCGAGCGCGTGATGTCGTGCCCGTAGCTGCCCGCGTTGGTGAGGGCGACGCCGTAGCCGGGCTCCTCCACGTGCACGAAGCGGTGCGCCATGACCTCGAAGCGCGCCTCGTCCCACGACGTGTTCGTGTGCGTGGGGCGGCGGACGTGCCCGAACTGGATCTCCGCGCTGTGGTGCTGCGCGTGGATGGTGAGTGGGAAGGTCACCTTGAGGAGCTTCTCGTCCTCGAGCCAGTCGAGGTCGGCGGTCGCGTGGATCCGGGCGTCGTCCGCGTGCAGCGACACCCGCTGCACGACGCGCGAGCGCCCGAACTGCCGGACGACCTCGACGGTCGCGCGGAGCGGCGAGTCCTCGACGAGCTCGACGGACGCCTGGTCGACGAGGTCGGTGCGGCTCGCGCGGTAGTGCGCGTCGACGTCCCAGGCGTCCCACGCCGTCGGGATGTCCTCGTGCAGCTGGAGCATGTTCGCGGCGCGGCCGGCGGGCACGAGCTCGCGGTCGGCGTGCCGCAGGTCGACGATCGAGGTGATCAGGCCGCGCGCGTCGAGCGTGACGCGCAGCAGGCCGTTGTCGAGGACGGTGCCGCCGTCGGCGCGCGTCGTGACGACGGGCGAGGCCGGCTCCACGGCGAAGAGCGGCGCGATCCCGCTGCCGGGCACCGCGACGAGCGCCTGCGCGGATCCGTCGGGCGCCTCCACGAGCGCCGTGCGCGCGTGGCCGGTCGAGTTCACCGCGAACGCGCCGGATCCGTCGCCCTCGCCGTCCGCGACCGCCTGCGCCGTGACGCGCGCGATGGCGTCGGCCACGAGCGCGTCGAGCTCGGCGAGGCTGCGCGCGTAGTCCTCCTCGTTCTCCCGGTGCACCCACGTGATGGAGGAGCCCGGGAGGATGTCGTGGAACTGCTGCAGCAGCGTCTGCTTCCAGAGCCGGTCGAGCGCCGCGTACGGGTAGTCGGCGCCCGTGCGGACGGCCGCGATGGTCCACCACAGCTCGGCCTCGCGGAGGCGGTGCTCGGCCTGGCGGTTGCCGCGCTTCTCGCGGGCGTGCGACGTGAACGTGCCGCGGTGCAGCTCGAGGTAGAGCTCGCCGACCCACACGGGCGCGTCCGGGTACTCCGCTTCGGCCTTGCGGAAGAACTCGTCCGGGTGCTCCACGATCACCTTCGGCGACCCCTCGAGGTCGGCCGTGCGGCGCTGGCGCTCCATCATGTCGCGCGTGGGCCCGCCGCCGCCGTCGCCGTAGCCGAAGGGCGCGAGCGACATGGTCGCCTTCCCCTTCTCGCGGAACTGCCGCACCGCGTGGTGCGTCTCCTCGGCCTCGAGCGTGGAGTTGTAGGTGTCGATGGGCGGGAAGTGCGTGAAGATCCGCGACCCGTCGATGCCCTCCCAGAAGAAGGTGTGGTGCGGGAACGTGTTCGTCTGGTTCCAGGACAGCTTCTGCGTGAGGAACCAGTCGAGGCCCGCGAGCTTCGCGATCTGCGGGAACGACGCCGTGTAGCCGAACGAGTCGGGCAGCCACACGCCGTGGGTCTCGACGCCGAGCTCCTCCTGGAAGAAGCGCATGCCGTGGGTGAGCTGGCGGATCATCGCCTCGCCGCCCGGCAGGTTGCCGTCGGGCTCGATCCACATGGATCCGACCGGGTACCAGGTGCCGTCCGCGATGGCCTGCTTGATGCCCGCGAACACCGTCGGGTAGTTCTCCTTCACCCAGACGTACTGCTGCGCCTGCGAGCACGCGAAGCGGAAGTCGGGGTACTGCTCGGCGAGCCGGAGCACGTTGGAGAAGGTGCGCGCGGTCTTGCGCTTCGTCTCGCGGATGGGCCAGAGCCAGGCGCTGTCGATGTGGGCGTGGCCGACGCCGCTCAGCGTGTGCGCGCTCGGCACGGCGGGGCGCGATAGCACGTCGGCGAGCTCGGCGCGGGCGGCGGCGGCGGTGCCGACGATGTCGTCCATCGCGAGCACGTCGAGCGCGCGCTCGATCGCGCGCAGCACCTCGTGGCGGCGCGGCTCGGTCTCGGGCAGCTCCATCAGCAACTGGTACAGCACCTCGACGTCGAAGCGCAGCGCCCACACCTCGGGCTCGAACACGGCGAGCTCGGCCTGGCGGAAGCGGTAGATGGGCTCGGCGGGCGCGGTCGCCTTGTCGCCGTACGGGGTCGGCACGAACTCGTTCACGAGGATGTCCGGGTTGCCCGCCGCCTCGACGAGGAAGCGCACCTGCTCGCCGCCCGTGGCCTCGTCGGCGAGGCGCACGTAGGTGTTGCGCGGGTGGATCCCCTTGACCGGCACGCCGTCCATGGTGTGCACGAGGCACTCGGCCTGGTTGCCCGGCCAGTCGCCGATGAAGCCGGGGTCGATGAGCAGCTCGACCGTGCGGCCGGCCCACTCGGCGGGCACCTCGCCCGTGACCTCGAACCACCACGTCGACCACGCGCGGCCCCACGGCTCCCCCAGCGCGAAGGGCGCGTACTCCTGCCGCATGGCCTCGGCGACGGGCACGGGCTCGTCGGGCGCCATCCACGCGCGGAGGGTCACGGGCGCCTTCGCGGAGTACACGGCGGGAGTGATCCGCTCGTCCAGCGCGCGGAGGATCCGCTCCTGGACGAGCTTCTGGGTCTGGTGCATGGGGAGTCCTTCGGGAGGTCGGGATGCAGGCAGTCGGGTGGGGCGCGGGGCCCGGGGTAGCCGCGCTTCAGCGGAGGTAGGACAGCGCCGGGAACGCGTGCATCGCGTCCTCCAGCAGGGAGCGCGCGACCGTGACGGAGTCGACGAGCGGGTGGTGGGCGAGGGCGCGGACGGCGGCGGCGCGGGATCCGCCGACGCCGGCCTCGATGGTCTGCCGCTCCACGTACTTGGCGTTGGTCACGAGGCCCACCCCGAAGTCGGGGAGCTCCGTGCCGGCCACCGGATGCGCGCCCGAGGCGTCGACCACGCACGGCACCTCGACCACCGCGTCCGCGTCCAGTGCGGCGAGCGTGCCGCGGTTCCGCACGTTGAGGATGAGCCGGGCGCTCTGGTCGTACGCGATGCCGCGCATGAGCGCGATCGCGACGTCCTCGTAGCCGCCCGAGACGAGGTCGTCCTCGTCGCGGTCGCCCATGCCGGCCGACTGCCGGTTGGTGGCCATGTAGGTGGTCTCGCGGTCGAGGCGCGTGCGCTCCCACAGCGCGAGCGCGGACACGTCGTGCCGGTGCTCGAGCTGCTCGTAGAACCGGCCCTGCTGCTCCACGAGGAAGGCGCCGCGGGTCTGGGCGGCCAGCTGGTCGGCGTGCCGGACCTCGCGCTTGAAGTAGTAGTAGTGCAGGTACTCGTTCGGCACGGCGCCGAGCTCGGTGACCCACTCGGCGCCGAAGAGCCGGCCCTCCTCGAACGTGCCGATGAGATCGGGGCGCGCCATGAGGTCCGGCAGCACGTCGCGGCCGTCGACGCGCAGGCCCCGCAGCCAGCCGAGGTGGTTGAGGCCCGCGTAGTCGATGACGACGTCGTCGCCCTGCACGCCGAGGGCGCCGAGCACGCGGCGGGCGAGGCCGATGGGGGAGTCGCAGATCCCGATGACGCGGTCGCCGAGCACGCGCGACATGGCCTCGGTCACGACGCCGGCCGGGTTCGTGAAGTTGATGACCCACGCGTCGGGGGCCTGCGCCCGGATCCGCTCGGCCAGGTCCATGACGACCGGCAGCGTGCGCAGCGCGTACGAGATGCCGCCGTAGCCGACGGTCTCCTGGCCGATGACGCCGTGCGCCATGCCGAGTCGCTCGTCGCACGAGCGCCCGGCCATGCCGCCCACGCGGATCGCCGAGAAGACGAACGCGGCACCCGCGAGCGCCTCGTCGAGGTCGGTGTGCAGCGTGATCACCGGGGCATCCGCGTACGCCGCCGCCTGCTCGGCGAGCACGCGCGCGACGGCCGTGAGGCGCACCTCGTCGGTGTCGTAGAGGGCCACGTGGTCGACCCGGCCGGCCTCGTGGTCGCGCAGCAGCGCCGAGTAGACGAGCGGGACGCGGAAGCCGCCCCCGCCCAGGATCGTGAGCCTCATGCGACGGTCACCGACACTCCCTTGTCCGCGAGGCCCTGCGACACCCGCTCGTGCGGGGCGGCCTCGGTGATCAGCTGCGTCAGCGACGCGGTGGGGGCGACGCGGCCGGCGCCGGTGCCCGGGAACTTGGAGGAGTCGGCGAGCACCGTGACCCGGTCGCTCACCTCTGCCATGGCGCGCTTGATGGGCACCTGGGCCATCGTCGTGTCGCGCAGGTCGCCGTTGTCGGCGATGCCGCTCACTCCCACGAACGCGTGGTCGGCGTGCAGCATCCGCAGGCTCTCGGCGGTGAGCGGGCCGGAAACCGAGCGGTAGACCGGATCCCAGTCGCCCGGCAGCAGGATGAGCCGCACCGTCCGGTCGTCCCGCAGCACGTCGAACGCGGCGACGTTCGCGGTGATCACGGTGACGGCCCGGCCGCGCAGCTGCTCGGCGAGGTGCAGCGTGGTGGTGCCGATGTCGAGCACGACCGACTGGCCGTCCTGGATCTGCGCCGCCGCGGCCCGCGCGATGCGCTCCTTGGCCTCGCGGTTGACCTGCTCGACCTCGGCGAAGGGCGCGTCGACCTCGACGAGCACCGCGCCGCCGTGGGTGCGCCGGAGCGCGCCCTGCTCGTCGAGGCGGGCCAGGTCGCGGCGGATGGTCGCGTCGCTCGTGCCGGCCGCCTCGGCGAGCTCGGCGACCGTGGCGCTGCGGGTGGCGCGCAACCGGTCGAGGATCACGAACTCTCGGGCGTCTCTCATGACGTGAACATTAGCGCGCAGGATCAGTCAGAAACAATCTCGTAATGAACAAGGTCTTCCATCCTCGTGCTCACATGGGCTAGAAACGTCACTACCGGTCGGCGGGCACCCGTCGACCTCGTCCCGCCGGCAGCGTCGCCGTCGGCGGACCCGCACCGCTCGCCACCCGTCGGCGCGGCGCCCACCCGAAGGAATGAGGTCCCCGTGCCCGCAGACCCGTGTCCCGACCAGGCTCTCGCCGACCAGGCCCCCGCCGGGCTGCTCGTCGTCGGCCAGCTCTTCGCGGACGTCGTGTTCGGCGCGCTGCCGGGCGGGCCGCGGCCGGGACACGAGATCTGGACGTCGTCGTTCGGGCACGGCCCCGGCGGCATCGCGAACTTCGCCGTCGCCGGCGCGCGCCTCGGGGTGCCGACCGCCATCGCCGCGGCCGTGGGCACGGATCCGTTCTCTCTCCTCGTCCGCGCCGCGCTCGCCGCCGAGGGCGTGTCGCTCGACCACCTCGTGACCCTCGACGACTGGGCGCTGCCCGTCACCGCGTCCCTGAGCTACGACGACGACCGCGCGCTCGTCACGGGCGGCGTGCCCTGCACGCTCGGATCCGACGAGCTCGTGCCGGGGGAGGTGCCGGCGGCCGCCGCGGCGCTCGTGCACCTGGATCCGCAGCGCAGCGCCTGGATCGGCCGGGCCGCCGCCGCGGGCACCGACGTCTACGCGGATGTCGGCTGGGACCCGTCCGAGCGCTGGGATCCGGCCATCCTCGACCAGCTCGACCAGTGCCACGCGTTCGTCCCCAACGAGCTCGAGGCCTCCGCGTACACGGGCACCGACTCGGCCGTGCAGGCCGCCCGGGCGCTCGCCGCGCGCGTGCCGCTCAGCGTCGTGACCTCCGGATCCCGCGGCGTCGTCGCCGTCGACGCCGGCACCGGCGAGGAGGTCGTGCGCCCGCCGCTCGCGGTGCGCGCCGTCGACGCGACCGGCGCGGGCGACGTGTTCGGCGCATCGCTCGCCGCGTCCGCCCGCGCGCCGTGGACGCTCACCGAGCGCGTCGACTTCGCCTGCCTCGTCGCGGGGATCACGGTCACGCGCCCCGGAGGCGCGTCCGGGGCCCCGCGGCTCGACGAGCTCGTGCCCTGGCTGCGCGCGCACCCCGACGCGGCCGAGCCCGGCCGCTACGACTACCTCGCCGAGGCGCTCGCCGGCCCCGACGCCGCGCACCTCCTCGCCTGACGATCCCTCCCGCTCCCGCCCGACCCCCCACCGAATCGAGAACCACCATGTCCCTCCTCCCCGCCCGCCGTTCCCGCGCCCGGCGCATCGTCGTCGGCGTCGCGACCCTCGCGCTCCTCGCGCCGGTCCTCGCCTCCTGCTCGTCGTCCTCGGAATCCTCGGCCGGCGGTCAGCTCGACCTGTGGATCTGGCCGGACGGCCTCAGCCAGACGGTGCTCGACAGGGTGCCGTCCGAGGTGCCCGGCACGACGCTCAACGTCTCCACCATCGGCGGCGACTTCAAGCAGAAGCTCGTCACCACGTTCACGGGCCGTTCCGGCCTCCCGTCCGTCACGGGTGTCAAGGGCGAGGACATGCCCTACTTCCTCAGCGAGGACGGGCTCTTCGAGGACCTCGACAAGCTGGGCGCGAAGGACGTCGCCGACCAGTACCCGGCGTGGAAGCTGAAGGAGGCGACCACGAAGGACGGCCAGCTCATCGGCCTCCCCATCGACATCGGCCCCACCGCCCTCTACTACCGCGCGGACGTCTTCCAGAAGGCCGGCCTGCCGAGCGAGCCGGCCGACGTCGCCGCGGCGACGGCCACGTGGGACGACTACTTCGCGTTCGGCAAGAAGCTCAAGGCGGCCACCGGCGGCGCGATCTTCGTGGACGCGTCCGACGTCTTCACCAAGTCGCTCGGCCAGGGCACCACCCGCTTCGTCGACGAGGACGGGAACTACACGGGCGACAGCGACACCGTGAAGGCCGCCTGGGATCGCGCGGTGCTCGCCTGGAAGGACGGCCTGACCGCGAACGTCACCGACGGCAGCCCGGACTGGGCCTCGGCCATCAGCAACGGATCCCTCCCCGCGCTCCTCGGCGCCTCCTGGTACCAGGCCGACCTCAAGAGCGCGACGGCAGACACCGCGGGCGACTGGCGCGTGGCGCCCATGCCCGGCGGCCCCGCGAACATCGGCGGCTCGTTCCTCTCCATCCCGTCCGGCACGAAGGACCCGCAGGCCGCGTTCGCGGTGATCAAGGACGTGCTCAGCGAGGACAACCAGGTCACCGCGTACGCCGACAAGGGCATCTTCCCGTCGGCCACCGCCGCCTACGACTCCCCGGAGCTGCAGAAGGGCGACGACTTCTTCGGCGGCCAGTCGACCGTCGGGATCTTCGCCGACGCCGCCGCCAAGATGCCCACCGCGTACACGAGCCCGTACGACAACCAGGTGCAGGCCGCGTTCGTCACCGAGCTGCAGAACGTGACGTCGCTCGGCAAGGACCCGGACCAGGCCTATGCCGACGCCGTCGCCGCTGGCGAGGCCGCCCTGAAGACCGCGAAGCAGTGATCCCCGTCGCCATCCGCCCGGGAGGGCGCCCGCCCGCGCCCTCCCGGGCCGGCGCGGGGACCCGCGGGCTCCGCCGCACGTGGCCGTACTACGTCGCCATCGCGCCGTTCTTCGTGCTGTTCCTGATCTTCGGCCTGTTCCCGGCGCTCTACTCGCTCGTGCTCTCGTTCCAGGACTGGAACGGCCTCGGCACGGCAAAGTGGGTGGGCCTCGCGAACTTCCAGGCCCTCGCGGCCGACGGCACGTTCTGGCTGTCGATCAAGAACACGCTCATCATCTTCGCGCTGTCGACGTTCCCGATGATGGCGATCGCGGTCGTCGTCGCGGCGATGCTCAACTCGGCCAAGCGGCTCAGCACCTTCTACAAGATCAGCTACTTCGTGCCGAACGTCACCAGCGTGGTCGCGATGGCGGTGCTCTTCGGATCCATCTTCGGCGACAGCTTCGGGCTCGTGAACGCGGGGCTCCGCGCGATCGGGCTCGACGGGGTGGCGTGGCTCTCGACGCCGTGGGCGATCCAGGTGACCATCGCGATCCTCATCACGTACCAGTGGACCGGCTACAACGCGATCATCTTCCTCGCGGGCATGCAGGCCATCGGCGCCGAGGTCTACGAGGCTGCCAAGCTCGACGGCGCCGGCGCGATCCGCACCTTCTGGTCGGTGACGCTGCCGCTGCTGCGCCCGACGATCCTCTTCGTGCTCGTGGTCTCGACCATCACGGGCCTGCAGAGCTTCACGGAGGCGCAGGTGCTCACGTCCTCCTCCAGCATCACCAACCCGAACTCGGGCGGCGCGGGCCAGGCCGGCCTCACGACCGTCCTGTACTTCTACCAGCAGGCCTTCAACTACAACCGCTTCGGCTACGGCGCCGCCATCGCGTGGGGCGTGTTCCTGCTCGTGGTGATCTTCTCCATCATCAGCTTCCGGCTCGGGTCGGAGAAGAAGGAGAAGCCCGTGCGGGCGCCCGGCACGAGGAAGGGGCAGCGCGCATGAGCACGACCGTCCACTCCGCGGGATCCGCCGCGGCCCGGATCGCGGACCAGGCCTCCGGGCGCGCGCGATCCGACGGGGAGCGCACCGGTCGGCCCGCGGGCCGCCGGCAGTTGCCGCCCGGCCGGGTGATCCTGCACGGGATCCTCTTCGCGGGATCCATCGTGAGCCTGTTCCCGCTCTACTGGCTCGTCGTCATGGCGAGCAACACCACGAGCGACATCTACAAGTCGCCGCCCGTGCTCGTGCCGGGACCGTACCTGTGGGACAACATCCAGGCCGTGTTCCGCACGATCGACTTCGGCGGATCGCTCATGAACACGGTGATCGTCGCGGTCTCCGTGACGGTGCTCGTGCTGTTCTTCGACTCGATCGCCGCGTTCACGTTCGCGAAGTACGAGTTCCCGGGGCGGCGCGCGCTGTTCGCGCTGCTGCTCGTGACCTTCATGCTGCCCGCGCAGCTGTCGGTGATCCCGCAGTTCGTCACGATGATCAACCTGGGCTGGGTCGGCCAGCTGCAGGCGCTCATCGTGCCGGCGGCGGCGAACGCGTTCGGCATCTTCTGGCTGCGGCAGTTCATCATCTCGAGCGTGCCGGACGAGCTCATCGACGCGGCCCGCATCGACGGCGCCGGGTTCTTCCGGCAGTACCTCACGGTGTGCCTGCCGCTCATCCGACCGGGCCTCGGGTTCCTCGGGATCTTCACCTTCATCGCCGCGTGGAACGACTACCTCTGGCCGCTCATCGTGCTCAACGACCCGGGCACGCTCACGCTGCAGGTCGCGATGAGCCAGCTGAACAGCGCCCACGGCAAGGACTACGGCATGGTCATGGCGGGCGCGCTGCTCGCGGTGATCCCGCTCATCGTCGTGTTCCTCATCGGCGCGAAGCAGTTCATCGGCGACATCGCGAAGGGCGCGCTGAAGTGACGGCCGCCTCGACGCGCGCGCCGCGGATCCAGGCCGTCGGCGACCCGGCCGCGCTCGGGGCCGCCGCGGCCGACGTCGTGCAGGCGTTCCTCGGCGAGGATCCGGCGGGCGTGCTCGGGGTGGCGACCGGATCCAGCCCCGAGCCGCTCTACGCCGAGCTCGCGCGGCGGCACCGGGAGCGCGGCCTCGTCACGGACGGGCTCTCGCTCGTGGCGCTCGACGAGTACGTGGGGCTGCCGGCCGGGCACCCGCAGTCGTACCAGGTGTTCGTCCTCGCGCGCATCGCCGGGCCGCTCGGCGTGCCGAGCGCACGCGTGATCGTGCCGGACGGCGCCGCGGACGACCCTCGGGAGGCCGCGGACGAGCACGAGCGGCGGATCCGGCGGCTCGGCGGCGCGGGCCTGCAGATCGTGGGCATCGGCGTCAACGGGCACCTCGGCTTCAACGAGCCGGGCTCGCCGGCCGACGGGGCCAGCCGCGTGGTGCGCCTCGCGGAGGGCACGCGGCAGGACAACGCGCGGTACTTCGGCGGTGATCCCGCGCGCGTGCCGACGCACGCCATCACGCAGGGCATCGCGACGATCATGTCGGCCGAGCGGATCCTGCTCGTCGCCTCGGGCGCGCGCAAGGCCGACGCGCTCGCCGCCGCGCTCGCGGGGCCCGTCACGGAGGAGGTGCCCGCCTCGATCCTGCAGCGGCACCCGCGCGTGACCGTCGTCGCCGACCGGGCCGCGCTCGCGGGGCTCGCGGGGCTCGCGACGCTCGCCTGACCGGGAGCCCGGCCGCCCCGCATCCGCCGCCACCCGCGCCCCGGCGCACCGACCAGCACGGAGACCCGCATGTCCCACCTCGACGACGTCGCGCCCGGATCCGTCTCGAGGCTGCCGCCGCGCGCCCGGTTCGCGACCGACGCGGCCGTCCACCCGCTCGACGGCGACTGGCGCTTCCGCCTGCTGCCGGAGGCGCCGGTCGACGCGGCCGACGCGCTGCCCGCGGTCGCGGACCCGGCGCTCGACGACGCCGCGCTCGACGCGGCCGGCTGGACGACGCTGCCCGTGCCGTCCCACTGGGTGCTGCACGGCCACGGATCGCCCGCGTACACGAACCTGCAGTACCCGTTCCCCATCGACCCGCCGCACGTGCCCGACGCGAACCCGACCGGCGAGCACCGCCGCGCCTTCCGGCTGCCGGCGTCGTTCGCGGACGCCGAGCGCGTGCTGCTGCGCACCGACGGGATCGAAGGCCTCGCCACGTTCTGGGTCAACGGCGTGGAGGCGGGCTGGACCACCGGCAGCCGCCTCACGACCGAGCTCGACGTGACCGACCTGCTCGTGCCGGGCGACAACCTGCTCGGGATCCGCGTGCACCAGTGGTCGGCCGCGTCCTACCTCGAGGACCAGGACCAGTGGTGGCTGCCCGGGATCTTCCGCTCCGTCGAGCTGCTCGCCCGGCCCGCCGGCGCGCTCGACGACGTGCGCGTCCGGGCCGACCGCGATCCGGCCGACGGATCCGGCCGCCTCGAGCTCGAGGTCGACGGCGCGTTCCCCGTCGTGGTGCGCGTGCCGAAGCTCGGGATCCACGTGACGTGGGAGACCCCGGTCGACGTCGCGCCCGTCGGGATCCCCGCCGTCGACGCGTGGACCGCCGAGCGGCCGCGCCTCTACGACGCGACCGTGTCCACGCCGGGCGAGACGGCGTCGCTGCGGATCGGCTTCCGCACGGTGCGCATCGACGGCGACGCGCTGCTCGTCGACGGCCGCCGCCTCACGTTCCGCGGCGTCAACCGGCACGAGTCGCACCCCGAGCGCGGCCGCGTGTTCGACGAGGCCGAGGCGCGCGCCGACCTCGAGCTGATGAAGCGGAGCGGCGTGAACGCGATCCGCACCTCCCACTACCCGCCGCATCCGCGCCTGATCGACATCGCCGACGAGCTCGGCTTCTGGGTCGTGCTCGAGTGCGACCTCGAGACGCACGGCTTCTGGGACGTCGAGTGGCGCGACAACCCCTCCGACGACCCGCGCTGGCGCGACGCCTACCTCGACCGCATCGCGCGCACGGTGGGCCGTGACCGCAACCACCCGTCGATCGTCATGTGGTCGCTCGGCAACGAGTCCGGCACCGGGCGCAACATCGCGGCCATGTCGGCGTGGGTGCGGCGCGGCGATCCCACCCGGCCCGTGCACTACGAGGGCGACCTCACGGGCGAGCACACCGACGTCTACTCGCGCATGTACCCCACGCTCGAGGAGATCGACTCGGTGTGCGGCACGCCGGTCGCGGGCATCCACGAGACCACGGGCGCGACCGGCGCGAAGCAGCGCGCGAAGCCGTTCATCCTGTGCGAGTACGGGCACGCGATGGGCAACGGGCCCGGATCCCTCGCCGACTACGAGGACGCCATCGACCGCTGGCCGCGCCTGCACGGCGGCTTCGTGTGGGAGTGGCGCGACCACGGGCTGCTCGCGCGCACCGCTGACGGCCGGCCCTTCCACGCGTACGGCGGCGACTTCGGCGAGCCCGTGCACGACGGCCCGTTCGTGATGGACGGCCTGCTGCTGTCCGACGGCACGCCCACGCCCGGCCTCGCCGAGCTCGCGGCCGTCATCGCGCCCGTGCGCGTGCGGGTCGCGGCCGACGGATCCGGCGTGCGGGTCGAGAACCGGCGGCACAGCGCGTCCACCGACGACGTCGACCTGGTCTGGATCCTCGCCCACGACGGCCGGCAGGTCGCCCGCGGGGTCCTCGAGCACGCGCCCCTCGCGGCAGGCTCCGCGGCGACGATCCCGCTGCCGCCCGAGGCGCGCGCCGCCGGGCACGCCGAGGAAGCGCACGTGACGGTGCAGGTCGTCACGCGGAACGACGCTCCGTGGGCCGAGGCGGGGCACGTCGTGTCGTCGCACCAGGCGCTCGTGCGCCACCGGACCGCGCCCCGGCCGCGTCCCGCCGGACGCTGGCACGGCGACGCGCTCGGCGTCGGGACCTTCGACGCGCGCGGCGACCTCGTCGCGTGGGCCGGCGTGCCCGTCCGAGGACCGAGGCTGGAGCTGTGGCGCGCGCCCACCGAGAACGACCGCGGGGCCGGCCAGGGATCCTACGAGCTGGCCGAGCCCGAGCTGACCCGCGGCCGCGGCGCCGAGGAGACGCCGTCGGCGGCCGACCGCTGGCGCGAGCGCGGGCTGCACCGGCTCACCCACCGGCTGCTCGGGACCACCCGCACGGCCGGCGGCCTGGAGACGCGGATGCGCGTGCAGGCGGCGCACTCGGGCGCGGGCGTCGACGTCGCGTTCCGCTGGACCGCGACCGACCGCGGCCTGCTGCTCGCGACCGAGGTCGTGCCGTTCGGGGACTGGGACTGCACGTGGCCGCGGGTCGGCGTGCGCATCGACCTGCCGGGCGCGCTCGCCGAGCATCCCGTCGCCTGGCACGGCACGGGGCCGGGGGAGTCGTACGCCGACAGCCGCACGGCCGCGCGGGTCGGCCGCTTCGCGTCGAGCGTCGACGGCCTCGCGGTCGCCTACGCCCGCCCGCAGGAGACGGGCCACCGGCCCGGGCTGCGCGCGCTCGTGGTCGGCGACGGATCCGGGACCCCGCTCACCGTGACGACCGTGCCCGACGCCGCCGGCCATCGCCCGGGCTTCCAGCTCTCCCGCTGGACCCCGCAGCAGATGACCGACGTCGGCCACCCGCACGAGCTGCCCGCATCCGACGGCCTGCACCTGTTCCTCGACGACGCCCAGCACGGCCTCGGATCCCGCGCGTGCGGCCCCGACGTGCTCCCGCGCCACGCGCTCTGGCCGTCGCTGCGCACGTGGGAGGTGCTGC
Proteins encoded in this window:
- a CDS encoding glycoside hydrolase family 2 TIM barrel-domain containing protein; amino-acid sequence: MSHLDDVAPGSVSRLPPRARFATDAAVHPLDGDWRFRLLPEAPVDAADALPAVADPALDDAALDAAGWTTLPVPSHWVLHGHGSPAYTNLQYPFPIDPPHVPDANPTGEHRRAFRLPASFADAERVLLRTDGIEGLATFWVNGVEAGWTTGSRLTTELDVTDLLVPGDNLLGIRVHQWSAASYLEDQDQWWLPGIFRSVELLARPAGALDDVRVRADRDPADGSGRLELEVDGAFPVVVRVPKLGIHVTWETPVDVAPVGIPAVDAWTAERPRLYDATVSTPGETASLRIGFRTVRIDGDALLVDGRRLTFRGVNRHESHPERGRVFDEAEARADLELMKRSGVNAIRTSHYPPHPRLIDIADELGFWVVLECDLETHGFWDVEWRDNPSDDPRWRDAYLDRIARTVGRDRNHPSIVMWSLGNESGTGRNIAAMSAWVRRGDPTRPVHYEGDLTGEHTDVYSRMYPTLEEIDSVCGTPVAGIHETTGATGAKQRAKPFILCEYGHAMGNGPGSLADYEDAIDRWPRLHGGFVWEWRDHGLLARTADGRPFHAYGGDFGEPVHDGPFVMDGLLLSDGTPTPGLAELAAVIAPVRVRVAADGSGVRVENRRHSASTDDVDLVWILAHDGRQVARGVLEHAPLAAGSAATIPLPPEARAAGHAEEAHVTVQVVTRNDAPWAEAGHVVSSHQALVRHRTAPRPRPAGRWHGDALGVGTFDARGDLVAWAGVPVRGPRLELWRAPTENDRGAGQGSYELAEPELTRGRGAEETPSAADRWRERGLHRLTHRLLGTTRTAGGLETRMRVQAAHSGAGVDVAFRWTATDRGLLLATEVVPFGDWDCTWPRVGVRIDLPGALAEHPVAWHGTGPGESYADSRTAARVGRFASSVDGLAVAYARPQETGHRPGLRALVVGDGSGTPLTVTTVPDAAGHRPGFQLSRWTPQQMTDVGHPHELPASDGLHLFLDDAQHGLGSRACGPDVLPRHALWPSLRTWEVLLG
- a CDS encoding carbohydrate ABC transporter permease, coding for MSTTVHSAGSAAARIADQASGRARSDGERTGRPAGRRQLPPGRVILHGILFAGSIVSLFPLYWLVVMASNTTSDIYKSPPVLVPGPYLWDNIQAVFRTIDFGGSLMNTVIVAVSVTVLVLFFDSIAAFTFAKYEFPGRRALFALLLVTFMLPAQLSVIPQFVTMINLGWVGQLQALIVPAAANAFGIFWLRQFIISSVPDELIDAARIDGAGFFRQYLTVCLPLIRPGLGFLGIFTFIAAWNDYLWPLIVLNDPGTLTLQVAMSQLNSAHGKDYGMVMAGALLAVIPLIVVFLIGAKQFIGDIAKGALK
- a CDS encoding glucosamine-6-phosphate deaminase, whose translation is MTAASTRAPRIQAVGDPAALGAAAADVVQAFLGEDPAGVLGVATGSSPEPLYAELARRHRERGLVTDGLSLVALDEYVGLPAGHPQSYQVFVLARIAGPLGVPSARVIVPDGAADDPREAADEHERRIRRLGGAGLQIVGIGVNGHLGFNEPGSPADGASRVVRLAEGTRQDNARYFGGDPARVPTHAITQGIATIMSAERILLVASGARKADALAAALAGPVTEEVPASILQRHPRVTVVADRAALAGLAGLATLA
- a CDS encoding carbohydrate ABC transporter permease, yielding MIPVAIRPGGRPPAPSRAGAGTRGLRRTWPYYVAIAPFFVLFLIFGLFPALYSLVLSFQDWNGLGTAKWVGLANFQALAADGTFWLSIKNTLIIFALSTFPMMAIAVVVAAMLNSAKRLSTFYKISYFVPNVTSVVAMAVLFGSIFGDSFGLVNAGLRAIGLDGVAWLSTPWAIQVTIAILITYQWTGYNAIIFLAGMQAIGAEVYEAAKLDGAGAIRTFWSVTLPLLRPTILFVLVVSTITGLQSFTEAQVLTSSSSITNPNSGGAGQAGLTTVLYFYQQAFNYNRFGYGAAIAWGVFLLVVIFSIISFRLGSEKKEKPVRAPGTRKGQRA
- a CDS encoding ABC transporter substrate-binding protein, which encodes MSLLPARRSRARRIVVGVATLALLAPVLASCSSSSESSAGGQLDLWIWPDGLSQTVLDRVPSEVPGTTLNVSTIGGDFKQKLVTTFTGRSGLPSVTGVKGEDMPYFLSEDGLFEDLDKLGAKDVADQYPAWKLKEATTKDGQLIGLPIDIGPTALYYRADVFQKAGLPSEPADVAAATATWDDYFAFGKKLKAATGGAIFVDASDVFTKSLGQGTTRFVDEDGNYTGDSDTVKAAWDRAVLAWKDGLTANVTDGSPDWASAISNGSLPALLGASWYQADLKSATADTAGDWRVAPMPGGPANIGGSFLSIPSGTKDPQAAFAVIKDVLSEDNQVTAYADKGIFPSATAAYDSPELQKGDDFFGGQSTVGIFADAAAKMPTAYTSPYDNQVQAAFVTELQNVTSLGKDPDQAYADAVAAGEAALKTAKQ